One Nicotiana sylvestris chromosome 12, ASM39365v2, whole genome shotgun sequence genomic window carries:
- the LOC138883184 gene encoding uncharacterized protein → MAKHNQAWHSEDTTCGITYGSSSLTTTIKENYETDQVITGLATNVNVLIKMFTESQTKKVNVVEEVQPISNEDFEEANYVNNSQGGYQSQQYQGQGQQNQWRPHPQGQGNQQWRNDQGSSSDSKLESMLERVQNQEKSDTSMRNMTELVGSHTASIQKLEMQMRDLSREQNLKQKKTLPRDTIANPKGNGSGPTSHIMAVTTRSGKVLQGGSEQVIEVEEYEHEVEVEDPSVVEVEKVTEELKVQEKNREEVKEKVKETPKILPPIPRPPPPFPQILARKFDDRKLEKFYNILKQLSMNIPFAEAFQEMPGFAKYLKDLITKKRTTNNEVVNVTHRVSSIIATSTVQKKEDPGAFTIPCTIGAHDFAGALCDNRASINLMSLAIYKQAGLGMPRPTSMRLQMADRSIKRPMGIVDVVLVKVGKFHLPTDFNEIKFRANDEEVTFQASKGMKLPHEYEIISVIDVVDEVEDAVEMKMEEQYLSEALGDILVNFDGEDMDGYMESVNALEGLGSYTYVPAKLSLDLENRATPPAKPSIIGPPQLELKPLPPHLRYKFLGSNNTLPVIVSSLLNDVQVEQLLEVLKEHRQDIRWTIADIQGIPAGICEHKIQLENETKPIVEHQ, encoded by the exons ATGGCAAAACATAATCAAGCATGGCACTCAGAAGACACCACATGTGGAATTACATATGGTTCTTCTTCCTTGACCACCACGATCAAGGAAAATTATGAGACAGATCAAGTGATTACAGGGCTTGCCACAAATGTCAATGTGTTGATAAAGATGTTCACCGAAAGCCAAACGAAGAAGGTAAATGTGGTGGAGGAGGTGCAACCTATATCAAATGAAGACTTTGAGGAGGCAaactatgtcaacaactctcaaggaggTTATCAAAGCCAACAATACCAAGGtcaaggacaacaaaatcaatggaggcctcacccgcaagggcaaggcaaccaacagtggcgaaatgaccaag gttcctcAAGTGATTCTAAGTTGGAAAGCATGCTTGAACGAGTACAAAATCAAGAGAAGTCCGACACTTCTATGAGGAATATGACTGAGCTTGTTGGCTCTCATACCGCAtccattcaaaaattggagatgcaaatgagagaccTCTCTAGGGAACAAAATCTGAAGCAAAAAAAAACACTTCCAAGGgacacaattgcgaacccaaagGGTAATGGGAGTGGTCCAACTTCTCACATCATGGCAGTTACTACTCGGAGTGGTAAGGTACTACAAGGAGGGAGTGAACAAGTGATTGAAGTAGAAGAGTACGAACATGAGGTTGAGGTTGAAGATCCAAGTgttgttgaagttgaaaaagtTACGGAAGAGTTGAAAGTGCAAGAAAAAAACCGGGAAgaggtaaaggaaaaggtaaaagagacaccaaaaattctaccacctattcctagacctcctccCCCATTCCCTCAAATACTTGCTAGGAAGTTTGATGATAGAAAACTCGAAAAGTTCTATAACATTCTCAAGCAATTATCGATGAATATTCCATTTGCtgaagcatttcaagagatgccgggttttgctaaatatttgaaagacttgattaccaagaagagaaccaccaataatgaagtggtgaatgtgactcacCGGGTTAGTTCTATCATTGCAACATCCAccgttcaaaagaaagaagacccgGGAGCTTTCACTATTCCATGTACTATTGGGGCACATGATTTTGCAGGAGCCCTTTGTGATAATAGGGCTAGCATCAACTTAATGTCTCTTGCCATTTACAAGCAAGCAGGGTTAGGTATGCCAAGGCCCACaagtatgagattgcaaatggccgatcGTTCCATAAAGAGACCAATGGGAATTGTCGATGTTGTGCTTGTTAAAGTGGGAAAGTTTCATTTACCTACCGATTTC AATGAGATCAAATTTCGTGCTAATGATGAAGAGGTTACATTCCAAGCAAGCAAGGGTATGAAACTACCACATGAATATGAAATCATctcggtgattgatgttgttgatgaAGTGGAAGATGCGGTTGAAATGAAGATGGAAGAACAATACCTTAGTGAGGCATTGGGGGATATTTTGGTGAACTTTGATGGTGAAGATATGGATGGGTATATGGAATCAGTCAATGCATTGGAGGGGCTTGGGTCCTACACTTATGTTCCAGCAAAGCTCTCTCTCGACTTGGAGAATAGAGCCACTCCTCCCGCAAAGCCTTCTATTATTGGGCCACCACAACTAGAGCTCAAACCACTTCCACcacacttgaggtataaatttcttggctcaaaTAATACTTTACCGGTAATcgtttcttctttgttgaatgatgtgcaggtagaacaattGTTAGAGGTCTTGAAGGAGCATAGGCAAGATATTAGGTGGACAATTGCGGACATCCAAGGGATTCCCGCCGGAATTTGTGAACAcaagatccaattggagaatGAGACTAAACCAATCGTGGAACATCAATGA